In Cryptomeria japonica chromosome 10, Sugi_1.0, whole genome shotgun sequence, a genomic segment contains:
- the LOC131036264 gene encoding axial regulator YABBY 5, producing the protein MSESNHLCYVRCDSCTAVMGVNLPCENLFNAMTIQCGHCTCLLWVNAKASPLTLGQTSTSNTKLLLNKNFNYSEIGNHEVISSDSDSKRESTTSTCKVPEKRQREPSVYNRFIKEEIQRIKAANPDISHKKAFSTASKNWALVPYMHFDLSQDGNKQA; encoded by the exons ATGTCTGAATCGAATCACTTATGTTACGTTCGTTGCGATAGTTGCACTGCTGTTATGGGG GTGAACCTTCCCTGTGAGAATCTATTCAATGCGATGACAATACAGTGTGGGCATTGCACTTGCCTCTTGTGGGTTAATGCGAAAGCTTCCCCTCTCACTTTGGGCCAGACTTCCACTTCCAATACCAAACTACTTCTAAACAAG AACTTCAACTACTCTGAAATTGGCAATCATGAGGTGATCTCTTCAGACAGCGACAGTAAAAGAGAATCAACTACGAGTACCTGCAAAG TTCCAGAGAAAAGACAACGGGAGCCATCTGTTTATAATCGCTTCATCAA AGAGGAGATTCAGAGGATTAAAGCTGCCAATCCTGATATAAGTCACAAGAAAGCTTTCAGCACAGCTTCCAAAAAT TGGGCTCTTGTTCCTTACATGCACTTTGACCTCTCTCAGGATGGCAACAAACAAGCTTGA